The Lactobacillus sp. ESL0680 DNA segment GCCAAGCCGCTGATGTGTATCCTTTGCAAAAGCAAGTCCTGGCACAATAATTAAGTCCAAGTCATTATTAACTTTCGCATTCGGATCATCAACTTCCACAACACCAAACTTAGAAGTCGTCAACTTAGTCATATAACTATAATACAGAAAATCTTGTGAACGTTCTGGATTGTTATAGGCCTTAGCTAAATAGACATCCTTACCTTGATCCCATAATAAAGCAATTAACCGTGAAGTATCAACCTCATAAGCAAGCGAAGAAGTTACGCCAACTGTTTGACTATTTTGGAGTTCATCCCAAGCCATTATTTTGTCTAACAGCTGCTGGTCCTCCAGTTCTTTTTGTTCAGTTTTTGCAAAATCTTGTAATCGACTGATTTGTTTTTGCCGTAAATCTTTTTTATTCATCGATTTCTTTCACTACAAAAAATAGCAGGAACAAAATGCCCCTGCCATATTGGTTTATTACTTAGTTTCACGATGAAGAGTTGCGTGTCTTTCAACAGGGCAATACTTCTTCAAACTTAAACGTTCCGGATGCTTACGCTTGTTTTTCTTAGATAAGTAACTTCTGTCGCCACATTCGGTGCATTCCAAAATGATGTTATCTGCCATTTCTTTCACCACCTACAATTTATTATTCTGACTGAATTATGATAGCATTTTTTAGAAAGTTTTACCAGAGTTATCCTCAAATTTCTAATTTTTATGCAATTTAAAGTAATCTTGGACCATTGCCTTGGCCATTTGCAAGGTATATGAACCTTCCAAATCTGGATCTAATCCTGGGAAAACAACCGCAACTGCTAACTTAGGACTATTCGACGGTGCATAACCAACAAAGGTCGCATTAATCAACTCTGGCGGATTCTTCTGGTTTGGATGATTAGGATCATAGTAGAATGTTTGGGCGGTTCCGGATTTACCCGAAATTGACGGCTTAACATCCTTTAACTTATGAGCCGTTCCCCACGAATTAGTCCCGTGAACAACGCGCCAGAACCCCTGATGGATAACATCTAACTCGTCACTAGTCCACGGAATCCGTAATTGCACATTAGGCTTCTTGTTATAGTCAATGTAGACTTTCTTACCATTAGTAGCCGTATGACCTACTGACTGCACAACATATGGCTGCAAACGATAACCGCCATTGGCAATCGTGGACACATATTGCGCTAATTGAATTGGCGTATAAGCATCATAGTTACCATAAGCCAGGTCAAGGACCGACCCAGACAGAATTTGTCCTTGGGCATTAAACGATTTACCCTGAATCCCAGCCGATTCACCTGGCAAGTCAACGCCTGTCTTTTGTCCTAAGCCAAACATATTAAAGTTACGCCGCAGCGTGTCAAAAGCCGTATCAGGCATACTGATAAATTGTTTAGGCACATATTTAGCATGAACCCAATTCATTGCTAGGTGCATCATATAAATGTTACTTGATACTTCAAGAGCTGTCGGTGCATCCAAAGCACCAAATGTCCCAACTGGATAGACAGACTTCTTAATTGGCGAACCTGGCAAATAAATCGGCGTATCAGGCAAAGTATTGTTAGTTGGGGTAATTACCTTATTAATCAGACCGCCGCCGACCATTGCCCCCTTAACAACTGACCCCATAACATAAGTTTGGTTAATGACACCTAGGGCGTTATCAACAGTCTTATTCTTGTTCGGGTCGCGGTTAATCCCAGCAACGGCCAATAGAGCTCCAGTCTGCGGGTTCATTGCCACGGCATAAGCCCCATTGGAATAATGGGCTGCTCCTGAAGCAATAGCTGAAGCATAGGTCTGCTTGAGTGCGTTTTGAACTTCCTTTTGGTACTTAGCATCAAGCGTTAGAACCAAACTGGCACCAGCCTGACCAGAATAAACCGACTTAGTCTGTTCAATATTACCATCAGACTTGGTCCAGACCTTGCTGGTGGACTTCGTTCCCTTTAAAAGCGGTTCATATTCCTCTTCTAAGTATGATGTCCCCACGCGGTCATTACGCGAATAACCATTAGTCAGGTAATATTGCAAATTATCACTTGGCAAGCCGGCTTTTTCAGTTGAAACTGAACCGATGATACTTTGAATAGACGAGCCATTAGGATAGGACCGCTGCCAATCAGTCCCAATACCAACTCCAGGCAAGCTAGATAGGTGTTCACCCACCTCGGCAATTTCCTTATCAGTTAGGCCCTGATTTTTAATATAAATTGTTGATAGGGTATATGCACCCGATATTTTGTTATAAATTAAAGCTGCTGTCTTCTCACGGGTTGTCAGCTTGATGTGCTCCTTACGCACTTGATCGTTGATTGCATTATTAATGAGTTCTTCGTCTTCGGTATTGCGCACCGACTTAGGTACCTTAGCTGTTTCCTTAGTGCTGTTAGCCTTATTACCAAGATAATAATCAATTACCTGCTGCTCAGTTGGCTTTTCATCATTAAGTCTAATGTAATAACTTAAAGCATTGGCAATTGAATATACTTGGTCGGACGTAGTTGAAGCACTTTTGGTATAAGTAATGGCATTCTGCGCCTTATTACCAACCAAAACGCGGCCTTTACTATCGTACATAACGCCGCGCGGCACCTGACTTGATACCACAGCAGAATTAGACTTCTGCACTTCGGCCTTAAAGCGTGAGCCATAACCTAGCTGCAAATATGCTAGCTGGCCAATCAGCGTCGCAAACAGAACAAAAATAATCCCTAAAATAATTTTCATTCTGAGCGGTGTTGATGATTGACTTTTTGCATTAGCAGCTCCGCGATGTTTTTTAGAATATTTCACTTAATTCAAACCTCTCTAAACTAGAGTTATTTTAACAAAAAGCAGACGCCAATTCTATCACTTGACCATAGCTTTGGCAAAATTTTAAAAGATTACGTCAGGAATTTTCACTCGGCAATTTAGTTACCGCTAACATAATTTCATAATTCGCTTCTGTCTTGTTAGCGTTTGTAATAAAATTAGAATTAAAAAAGGAGAGATTTTATGACACTTACATACCAAATTGGCGTTGATGCCGGCGGAACACATACCACAGCAATTGCTTACGACATGCAGGGGCAAGAGCTTGAACGAGCTGAAGCTGGCGCTGGACAAGTTAATACTGACTATGACAACGCAATTATTAATATCAGCGATGCTATTAACCATCTGCTTAATCAAATTGATGGCGACTGCCAGCGAATTTTGTGTGGTATCGCGGGTTTATCCGTTATCGGCAATGCACCGCAAGTTGCTGCCGCAATTTCTAGTAAAGTTGGCAATCTGCCAACGCGGGCGATTACCGACTCACTCCTTGCTCTATACAATGGTCTTGAGGGTGCCGATGGCGGTTTAGTAATTGCAGGAACCGGTTCTGTTTTCAATGGCTTACAAAACGGTCATATCATTACTACTGGCGGTTACGGCTCATTATTAGGTGATGAAGGGTCTGGTTATGCAATTGCCCTCTCTGCCTTAAAAGCAGCTTTACTCAGTTGGGATAAGCGCGAAGATAATGCCTTAATTACAATGTTTAACCGGATATTTGCAGTTGATAATATCGTTGATGGTACCGCCAAGTTTTACCAAATGACTAATCCCGAAGTTGCTTCAATGGCGGTCGAAGTTGCTAAACTTGCCGACCAAGGTGACGTGAACGCGACAGCAATTATTAAGGAGCAGGCCGAATTACTTGCCCGCGATATTATTATCGGCATGGATCGTTATGACAACCCTAAGCCAATGAAGGTGGCATTGACCGGTTCTGTTCTTGCCAATAACTCAATGCTGCGGGGCTTTTTAGAAGCTAAAGTTCATGCCAAATATCCGCAAGCAGAATTTTCAATTTCTAATGGTGAAAATGCCCGCGGAGTTGTCTTTGACAAGAGCAAGGATTACCGTCACTTTACAAATTAAGTAAGCGATAACAAAAAAAGCAGTTCTAATGAACTGCTTTTTTAATTTTAACTATTCTTCTACCTTGTTGATGACAACTTCAAACTTGCCGCCTGGGGTTGAAATAGTTACGGTTTCGCCCTTCTTCTTACCTAAGATAGCTTGGGCAATTGGTGAATCGTTAGAAATTTTACCGCTTAGTGGGTCAGATTCGTCACTACCAACAATTGTGTAGGTTTCTGGATCATCCTCACCGACTTCAGTATAAGTAACCGTCTTACCAACAGCTACTTCGTCAGGATTGCTGGCATCAGCATCAACAACATGCGCATACTTCAGCATTTCTTCAACGACACTGATCCGATCTTCAAGGTGACTCTGCTCATCCTTAGCAGCATCATACTCGGAGTTCTCGG contains these protein-coding regions:
- the greA gene encoding transcription elongation factor GreA; the protein is MPEKSYPMTAEGKEKLEAELKNLKVVKRPEVIERIKVARSYGDLSENSEYDAAKDEQSHLEDRISVVEEMLKYAHVVDADASNPDEVAVGKTVTYTEVGEDDPETYTIVGSDESDPLSGKISNDSPIAQAILGKKKGETVTISTPGGKFEVVINKVEE
- the rpmG gene encoding 50S ribosomal protein L33; this translates as MADNIILECTECGDRSYLSKKNKRKHPERLSLKKYCPVERHATLHRETK
- a CDS encoding penicillin-binding protein 2, producing the protein MKYSKKHRGAANAKSQSSTPLRMKIILGIIFVLFATLIGQLAYLQLGYGSRFKAEVQKSNSAVVSSQVPRGVMYDSKGRVLVGNKAQNAITYTKSASTTSDQVYSIANALSYYIRLNDEKPTEQQVIDYYLGNKANSTKETAKVPKSVRNTEDEELINNAINDQVRKEHIKLTTREKTAALIYNKISGAYTLSTIYIKNQGLTDKEIAEVGEHLSSLPGVGIGTDWQRSYPNGSSIQSIIGSVSTEKAGLPSDNLQYYLTNGYSRNDRVGTSYLEEEYEPLLKGTKSTSKVWTKSDGNIEQTKSVYSGQAGASLVLTLDAKYQKEVQNALKQTYASAIASGAAHYSNGAYAVAMNPQTGALLAVAGINRDPNKNKTVDNALGVINQTYVMGSVVKGAMVGGGLINKVITPTNNTLPDTPIYLPGSPIKKSVYPVGTFGALDAPTALEVSSNIYMMHLAMNWVHAKYVPKQFISMPDTAFDTLRRNFNMFGLGQKTGVDLPGESAGIQGKSFNAQGQILSGSVLDLAYGNYDAYTPIQLAQYVSTIANGGYRLQPYVVQSVGHTATNGKKVYIDYNKKPNVQLRIPWTSDELDVIHQGFWRVVHGTNSWGTAHKLKDVKPSISGKSGTAQTFYYDPNHPNQKNPPELINATFVGYAPSNSPKLAVAVVFPGLDPDLEGSYTLQMAKAMVQDYFKLHKN
- a CDS encoding BadF/BadG/BcrA/BcrD ATPase family protein, whose amino-acid sequence is MTLTYQIGVDAGGTHTTAIAYDMQGQELERAEAGAGQVNTDYDNAIINISDAINHLLNQIDGDCQRILCGIAGLSVIGNAPQVAAAISSKVGNLPTRAITDSLLALYNGLEGADGGLVIAGTGSVFNGLQNGHIITTGGYGSLLGDEGSGYAIALSALKAALLSWDKREDNALITMFNRIFAVDNIVDGTAKFYQMTNPEVASMAVEVAKLADQGDVNATAIIKEQAELLARDIIIGMDRYDNPKPMKVALTGSVLANNSMLRGFLEAKVHAKYPQAEFSISNGENARGVVFDKSKDYRHFTN
- a CDS encoding 5-formyltetrahydrofolate cyclo-ligase, coding for MNKKDLRQKQISRLQDFAKTEQKELEDQQLLDKIMAWDELQNSQTVGVTSSLAYEVDTSRLIALLWDQGKDVYLAKAYNNPERSQDFLYYSYMTKLTTSKFGVVEVDDPNAKVNNDLDLIIVPGLAFAKDTHQRLGFGGGYYDRFLAKHQQTKTVALVNSQMIFNKTTWDVEQTDVPMQTIITPNAVL